In a genomic window of Dehalococcoidia bacterium:
- a CDS encoding glycosyltransferase family 4 protein → MINMNITVLSIHSCYCQKIGIGKSGGLSIYLYNLVDFLLSKKVKVNFITSYHENCLLEKNVNLNIIHSKNSNLSDSKIFSVSNKTDLLISNYWTSGIFAKKFFNSSKIKKINISHTIESLKKVNNPTYQIDKFRYEEEKMFSDFFDYVLCFSKQEKELLKKDYGYLESQILDSTPGYNQNFFYNMSKQYSRQYINFHQKDELILFVGRLDYLKGLDIALDVMRLSKIKSKNYKLLIAGGDIGSLEQKKIIEELKMNKINDSIFWLGSLTQKDLNYYYNAVDIVLIPSRSETFGMVCLEAIATKTPVLASPVGRMKDFIDNGNSGILVEKNTSQEYFSNLEIFFENKDFYKPNLEKVGTFQWNKVLSKTFDIFI, encoded by the coding sequence ATGATAAATATGAATATTACTGTTCTTTCAATACATTCTTGTTATTGTCAAAAAATTGGAATTGGAAAATCTGGAGGGTTAAGTATCTATCTTTATAATCTTGTAGATTTCTTACTCTCAAAAAAAGTTAAGGTAAATTTTATTACCTCCTATCATGAAAATTGTTTACTAGAAAAAAATGTAAATCTTAATATTATTCACTCCAAGAATTCTAATTTGTCTGATTCTAAGATTTTTTCAGTAAGTAATAAAACTGACTTGCTCATTTCAAATTATTGGACATCTGGAATATTCGCAAAAAAATTTTTTAATTCTTCCAAAATAAAGAAAATAAACATATCACATACTATTGAAAGTCTAAAGAAAGTTAATAATCCTACATATCAAATAGATAAATTCAGATACGAAGAAGAAAAAATGTTTTCTGATTTTTTTGACTATGTACTTTGTTTTTCGAAACAAGAAAAAGAATTATTGAAAAAAGATTATGGCTACTTAGAATCTCAAATTTTAGATTCAACTCCTGGTTATAATCAAAATTTTTTTTATAATATGTCTAAGCAATATTCAAGACAATATATTAATTTTCATCAAAAAGATGAATTAATACTTTTTGTAGGTAGGTTAGATTACCTAAAAGGATTAGATATAGCCTTAGATGTAATGAGACTATCAAAAATAAAAAGTAAAAATTATAAACTTTTGATTGCGGGTGGAGATATAGGATCATTAGAACAAAAAAAAATTATTGAAGAATTAAAAATGAATAAAATTAATGACTCAATATTTTGGTTAGGATCATTAACTCAAAAAGACTTAAATTATTACTACAATGCTGTTGATATTGTACTAATACCATCAAGATCAGAAACATTTGGTATGGTGTGTCTTGAAGCCATAGCTACAAAAACTCCAGTATTAGCTTCTCCGGTAGGCAGGATGAAAGATTTCATAGATAATGGAAACTCAGGTATTTTAGTAGAAAAAAATACTTCCCAAGAATATTTTAGTAATTTAGAAATATTTTTTGAGAATAAAGATTTTTACAAACCTAATCTAGAAAAAGTAGGAACTTTTCAATGGAATAAAGTACTAAGCAAAACATTTGATATTTTTATTTAG
- a CDS encoding branched-chain amino acid transaminase: MSNEGIAFHKGEKILLKDASVGIMTHAMHYGTAVFEGIRGNWNNDKKDMVIFRLDEHYERLLRGAKILRMNLPYSVKELSEITVDLVKSNGYKQDLYIRPLAYKSQEQVANLKLHELEDDISIIVVPFGAYIDNDKPINCQTSSWRRPEDSMMPTGVKLAGLYTTSILAKTEAVSANFDEAILLNHDGTVSEGSGENLFMVRNGEIITPTETDNCLLGITRDSIIDIAQNELGITVIERQIHRSELYLADEVFLTGTAAHVTSVGSLDNRKIGEGKIGKITKSLQDLYFSIVIDDEKISKRKDYSNWLTSFKI; the protein is encoded by the coding sequence AAAGGTGAAAAAATTTTACTTAAGGATGCATCTGTTGGCATAATGACTCATGCTATGCATTATGGAACTGCGGTTTTTGAAGGTATTCGAGGTAACTGGAATAATGACAAAAAAGATATGGTGATATTCAGACTTGACGAACATTACGAACGCTTACTTAGAGGAGCTAAAATACTTAGAATGAACCTGCCTTACTCAGTTAAAGAATTATCAGAAATTACTGTTGATTTAGTCAAAAGCAACGGTTACAAGCAAGATCTATACATTAGGCCTTTAGCTTATAAATCTCAGGAACAAGTTGCAAACCTAAAACTCCATGAACTTGAAGATGACATTAGTATCATAGTTGTTCCATTTGGAGCCTACATAGATAATGATAAACCAATAAATTGTCAGACTAGCTCTTGGAGAAGACCGGAAGATTCAATGATGCCAACTGGAGTTAAGCTAGCTGGACTTTACACAACAAGTATATTAGCAAAAACAGAAGCAGTATCTGCTAATTTTGATGAAGCTATTTTATTAAATCATGATGGCACAGTGTCTGAAGGAAGTGGAGAGAACCTTTTTATGGTTAGAAATGGAGAAATCATAACTCCTACTGAAACTGATAATTGTCTTTTAGGAATAACGAGGGATTCAATCATTGACATAGCTCAAAATGAACTAGGCATAACTGTTATAGAAAGACAAATACATAGATCTGAACTTTACCTAGCAGATGAAGTTTTTCTTACGGGGACAGCAGCCCATGTAACATCTGTTGGTTCTTTAGATAATAGAAAAATAGGAGAAGGAAAAATTGGTAAAATAACTAAATCTCTGCAAGATTTATACTTTTCTATAGTTATTGATGATGAAAAAATTTCTAAGCGAAAAGACTATTCTAACTGGTTAACATCATTTAAGATTTAA
- a CDS encoding GNAT family N-acetyltransferase codes for MKINKLDINNAKEIKYFYNFVSKIHDHGHSDFTKDFFLFKESMINKNLIIFLSHSQNLIDNYFMIEQEKKINRTIIKSLDISRIFQYDEIINTIDFSNSVETGIRDSENSKILSNKKFMPTETYNFMELEKTNYKANKVNIDEKLFERKSFDIKTDLEKLTNLQNICFKNHHGYQENRPQDILREINYIKKDNKNNYIIGLINPKNEWVGYAWSYYNLEDKIGKLLMCGSLKNYRNHGLASSIVNFSINHLFELGCKKIRLEVDNNNSFAKKIYSKMGFNEYDNLKWYELTK; via the coding sequence ATGAAAATAAATAAATTAGACATTAATAATGCAAAAGAAATAAAATATTTTTATAATTTTGTGAGTAAAATTCATGATCATGGGCATTCTGATTTCACAAAAGATTTTTTTTTATTTAAAGAATCAATGATAAATAAAAATCTTATAATTTTCTTATCTCATTCTCAAAATTTAATCGATAATTATTTCATGATAGAACAGGAAAAAAAAATAAATAGAACAATAATTAAATCTCTCGATATAAGTAGAATTTTCCAATATGATGAAATTATTAATACTATTGATTTTTCAAACTCTGTAGAAACTGGAATAAGGGATAGTGAAAACTCAAAAATCCTTTCTAATAAAAAATTTATGCCTACTGAAACATATAATTTTATGGAATTAGAAAAAACTAATTATAAGGCTAATAAAGTTAATATTGATGAAAAATTATTTGAAAGAAAAAGTTTTGATATCAAAACTGACTTAGAAAAATTAACTAATTTACAAAATATATGCTTTAAGAATCATCATGGGTACCAAGAGAATAGACCTCAAGATATTCTTAGAGAAATAAATTATATTAAAAAAGATAATAAAAATAACTATATTATTGGATTGATAAATCCAAAAAACGAATGGGTTGGATATGCATGGTCATACTATAACTTAGAAGATAAAATTGGAAAATTATTAATGTGTGGTTCTCTAAAAAATTATAGAAATCATGGCTTAGCTTCAAGTATTGTTAATTTTTCAATAAATCATTTGTTTGAATTAGGTTGTAAAAAAATTAGACTTGAGGTGGATAATAATAATTCTTTTGCAAAAAAAATATACTCTAAGATGGGTTTTAATGAATATGATAATCTAAAGTGGTACGAGCTAACTAAATAA
- a CDS encoding serine hydroxymethyltransferase: MKNLDNQIELILEKELSRQKNSAVLIASENYASEKVRNYSNTIFTNKYAEGYPGARYYAGCENADEVENLAITRGKKLFSSDHINVQPHSGSQANMAAYISLLKPGDKILSLSLDHGGHLSHGHNVNFSGKIYDIHNYYLNEESELLDFDHINEVAEKNKPKLIVCGYSAYSRVIDFKKFKQIAENVNSLLLADIAHISGLVASGLHPTPVGIADIITSTTHKTLRGPRGGLAIVREDLSNKYDRGVFPAVQGGPLMNTILAKAVAFKEALSQDFINYSKKILENAKTLENLFISRGLRLVSGGTDNHLMLIDTRSIGINGSEAENKLSDAGIIVNKNAIPFDPEPPKVTSGIRIGTPAITSREISNEDLLSIGNIIVDSLISSSKKSGTYRQEVEKIMNKLPLP, encoded by the coding sequence TTGAAAAATTTAGATAATCAGATTGAACTTATTTTAGAAAAAGAATTATCAAGGCAAAAAAACTCAGCCGTGCTTATAGCATCAGAAAACTATGCTTCTGAAAAAGTTAGAAATTATTCAAATACCATTTTCACAAACAAGTATGCTGAGGGATATCCAGGCGCTAGATATTATGCAGGCTGTGAAAACGCAGATGAGGTAGAGAATTTGGCTATAACTAGAGGGAAAAAATTATTTTCCTCAGATCATATCAATGTTCAACCACATTCTGGATCACAAGCAAATATGGCAGCATACATATCATTACTGAAACCAGGAGACAAAATCTTAAGCCTATCTCTTGATCATGGAGGTCATTTATCTCATGGACATAATGTAAATTTTTCAGGAAAAATTTATGATATTCATAATTATTATTTGAATGAAGAGTCGGAATTATTAGACTTTGATCATATAAATGAAGTAGCTGAAAAAAATAAACCTAAGTTAATAGTATGTGGCTATTCTGCATATTCGAGGGTTATAGATTTTAAGAAATTCAAACAAATAGCAGAAAATGTTAATTCACTCTTGCTGGCTGATATCGCTCATATTTCTGGATTAGTTGCTTCTGGTCTTCATCCTACACCAGTAGGCATAGCTGATATCATTACTTCCACCACTCATAAAACTCTTAGAGGTCCAAGAGGTGGTTTAGCAATTGTAAGAGAAGATCTTTCTAATAAGTACGATAGGGGAGTATTTCCCGCTGTTCAAGGTGGTCCTCTAATGAATACTATTTTGGCAAAAGCTGTTGCGTTTAAGGAGGCTTTATCTCAAGACTTTATAAATTATTCCAAAAAAATTTTAGAAAATGCTAAGACTCTTGAAAATCTCTTTATTTCTAGGGGACTAAGACTGGTTTCTGGAGGTACTGATAATCATCTTATGCTAATTGATACAAGATCTATTGGAATTAATGGCTCTGAAGCTGAAAATAAACTAAGTGATGCTGGAATTATAGTAAATAAGAATGCTATTCCATTTGACCCTGAACCCCCAAAAGTAACATCTGGTATTAGGATTGGTACTCCAGCTATTACCTCTAGAGAAATATCTAATGAGGACTTGTTATCTATTGGTAATATAATAGTAGATAGCTTAATTTCATCTTCCAAGAAATCAGGGACTTATCGACAAGAAGTTGAAAAAATAATGAATAAGCTCCCTCTTCCATAA
- a CDS encoding GNAT family N-acetyltransferase — MKFDKLDSSIWKNFEENSSEVSPFDLLAWKKIWSQNLGDNFDYKIFFNSNFFIPVKFCNLEASLIGDKDVVDYNAILYKNNKFEDFNELIDQIFEEKISNFRIYSIRENSEILKNLKMLKDYNINISKEDVAPYLSLPQSWDEYLTRLSKKRRHEIKRKIRRFEENFSYISGDYDSLENAKEITDEFIRLHKLSSHEKEIFMNENRENFFRNLIYKFLLDKKLLYSYIKVNNKTIACSISFVLNGTRYLYNSGFDPEYIKHSSGLLNHIFAIKRSIENKFQIFDFMRGNERYKYDLGGVDKKLYSINLERK, encoded by the coding sequence TTGAAATTTGATAAATTAGACAGTAGCATATGGAAGAATTTTGAGGAAAATTCTTCTGAAGTTTCGCCATTTGATTTATTAGCTTGGAAAAAAATATGGTCTCAAAATTTGGGCGATAACTTTGATTATAAAATTTTTTTCAATTCTAATTTTTTTATTCCTGTTAAGTTTTGTAATTTAGAGGCTTCATTAATTGGTGATAAAGATGTAGTTGATTATAATGCGATACTTTATAAAAATAATAAATTTGAAGATTTTAATGAATTAATAGATCAGATTTTTGAAGAAAAAATTTCTAATTTTAGGATCTACTCTATTAGAGAGAATTCAGAGATACTAAAAAATCTTAAGATGCTGAAAGATTATAATATCAATATTTCTAAAGAAGATGTTGCACCTTACTTATCACTTCCACAATCTTGGGATGAATATCTTACTAGACTCAGTAAAAAACGAAGACATGAAATTAAGAGAAAAATTAGAAGATTTGAAGAAAACTTTAGTTATATTTCTGGTGACTATGATTCATTAGAAAATGCCAAAGAGATTACCGATGAATTTATTAGATTACATAAGTTAAGCTCCCATGAAAAAGAAATTTTTATGAATGAAAATAGAGAAAATTTTTTTAGAAATCTAATATATAAATTTTTGTTAGATAAAAAATTATTATATTCATACATAAAAGTTAATAATAAAACTATTGCATGTTCTATTTCTTTCGTACTCAATGGCACTAGATATTTATACAACTCTGGATTTGATCCAGAATACATAAAGCATTCCTCAGGATTACTAAACCATATATTTGCAATTAAGAGGTCTATTGAAAATAAATTTCAAATTTTTGATTTTATGAGAGGGAATGAGAGATATAAATATGACCTTGGAGGAGTAGATAAAAAGCTTTATTCAATAAATCTTGAAAGAAAATGA
- a CDS encoding PIG-L family deacetylase codes for MIEFNDIPKSAMVVFAHPDDAEIGSGATAAKWSDAGCKIFYVLATTGSSGSNDLSMTSEKIVDIRSNEQSEAGKIIGVEDIVSLNYTDGELESNRELLSDLVFYIRKFKPEIVFTHDPFRMNSFLHRDHRNLGFSVMDAIYPYARDHLHFPDQITKDITPFKVKKLLFWGSDNPNVIVNVSNFEKRKIDALSMHQSQLPGLSLGSEYGNGILERLKSSANNFDFEFGESFRMIEARS; via the coding sequence ATGATTGAATTTAATGACATTCCAAAAAGTGCAATGGTTGTTTTTGCTCATCCTGATGATGCAGAGATTGGGTCAGGAGCAACTGCTGCAAAATGGTCTGACGCTGGTTGTAAAATTTTCTATGTTCTTGCAACTACAGGATCAAGTGGATCTAATGATTTGAGTATGACTAGCGAAAAAATTGTTGATATTAGATCTAATGAACAATCCGAGGCTGGCAAGATAATTGGTGTTGAAGATATAGTAAGTCTCAATTACACAGATGGAGAGTTAGAATCCAATAGAGAATTATTGTCTGATTTAGTTTTCTATATTAGAAAGTTTAAGCCTGAAATAGTTTTCACTCACGATCCTTTTAGAATGAATAGTTTTCTTCATAGAGATCATAGAAATTTAGGATTTTCTGTTATGGATGCAATATATCCATACGCTAGAGACCATCTTCATTTCCCAGATCAGATTACAAAAGATATTACACCTTTCAAGGTAAAAAAATTATTATTTTGGGGAAGTGATAATCCAAATGTAATAGTTAATGTTAGTAATTTTGAAAAAAGAAAAATAGATGCTTTATCGATGCATCAAAGTCAGTTACCAGGATTAAGTCTGGGATCTGAGTATGGTAATGGTATACTCGAAAGACTAAAGTCATCTGCAAATAATTTTGATTTTGAGTTCGGAGAGTCATTCAGAATGATTGAAGCAAGATCATAA
- the ssb gene encoding single-stranded DNA-binding protein produces MSLNQILLIGNCGSDPEMRYTPSGSMVVNFSLAVNSYRNGSDGEQIQETEWFRIACWNKTAESVNQFLQKGQKCFVEGRFRSSSYVGNDGTQRQSNEVTAFRVIFLDRQADNSQSDIPMNNDENQNFPASEVSKEINIDNNDTDEAEELPW; encoded by the coding sequence TTGAGCTTAAATCAAATATTACTAATAGGTAACTGTGGATCTGATCCTGAAATGAGATATACTCCCAGTGGTTCAATGGTTGTAAATTTTAGTCTTGCTGTAAACTCTTATAGAAATGGTTCGGATGGAGAACAAATTCAAGAGACTGAATGGTTCAGAATTGCATGTTGGAACAAAACTGCAGAATCTGTTAATCAGTTTCTCCAAAAAGGTCAAAAATGTTTTGTAGAAGGTAGATTTCGATCAAGTAGCTATGTTGGCAATGATGGAACTCAGAGACAATCAAATGAAGTAACTGCATTTAGAGTTATATTTTTAGATAGACAGGCAGATAATTCTCAATCTGATATTCCTATGAATAACGATGAAAATCAAAACTTTCCTGCCTCTGAAGTCTCAAAAGAAATAAATATTGATAATAATGATACTGATGAAGCAGAAGAATTACCATGGTAA
- a CDS encoding SurA N-terminal domain-containing protein translates to MVNDKKISDPDQASTSFEIGKRSITGTKGQSRFEILEKNKSKSIFLKPFFYIGFSFFIIIFFILVFFYVNSYVLPPMQDAVRVADVKYTRGDVVKFIRFNQRISEDLGIEFEIGNSLFEALRVILEAELAYQVAPKYGITVTNDQVDQRIEFLMGFIGDSNSGNSEEYKKNVEESYRQFLNKTGLSDQEYKDYVQRTMFREELKEVVSRDLSRIQPQANIYELVFETPDLSVINSIDRKLTMGADIEQIALEYSEDKEVLRTKGNLGWMPRGIDKEMDKIIFDSLDENNIIEYNKLLDTPYRNTTEKTYSFYYIADYSEAREIDDKNFEILADFEFEKFINSFTEEYNLWMDIDSDIYNWINNKVLIASNSEFLDIQSDDNLQNNIQTSQQ, encoded by the coding sequence ATGGTCAACGATAAAAAAATCTCTGATCCTGATCAAGCTAGTACTTCTTTTGAAATTGGAAAGAGAAGCATTACAGGAACTAAAGGTCAAAGTAGATTTGAAATTTTAGAAAAAAACAAAAGTAAGTCGATTTTTTTAAAGCCATTCTTTTATATAGGATTTTCATTTTTCATAATTATATTTTTTATACTGGTTTTCTTCTATGTAAATAGTTATGTTTTACCTCCAATGCAGGATGCAGTTAGAGTTGCGGATGTTAAGTATACAAGAGGTGATGTAGTAAAATTTATAAGATTTAATCAAAGAATTAGTGAAGATTTAGGTATTGAATTTGAGATAGGGAACTCATTATTTGAAGCTCTCAGAGTAATTCTTGAGGCAGAATTAGCATATCAAGTTGCACCAAAATATGGGATTACGGTTACAAATGATCAAGTTGACCAAAGAATAGAATTCTTAATGGGATTCATTGGAGATAGTAATAGTGGGAATTCAGAAGAATATAAAAAGAATGTTGAAGAATCCTACCGTCAATTTCTTAATAAAACTGGATTAAGTGATCAAGAATATAAAGATTATGTCCAAAGAACAATGTTTAGAGAAGAGTTGAAAGAAGTTGTTTCTAGAGATTTATCAAGAATTCAACCTCAAGCTAATATTTATGAATTAGTATTTGAAACACCTGATCTATCAGTAATCAATTCTATAGATAGAAAACTAACAATGGGTGCGGATATAGAGCAAATAGCATTAGAATATTCAGAAGATAAAGAAGTTTTGAGAACCAAAGGAAATTTAGGTTGGATGCCTAGAGGTATAGATAAGGAAATGGATAAAATTATTTTTGATTCATTAGATGAGAACAATATTATTGAATATAATAAATTACTTGACACTCCTTATAGAAATACAACTGAAAAAACATATTCATTTTACTATATAGCTGATTATTCTGAAGCAAGAGAAATAGATGATAAAAATTTTGAGATTTTAGCGGATTTTGAGTTTGAAAAATTTATTAATTCTTTTACTGAAGAATATAATCTTTGGATGGATATTGATAGTGATATCTATAATTGGATAAATAATAAAGTTCTTATCGCTTCAAATTCAGAATTTCTAGATATTCAAAGTGATGACAATCTTCAAAATAATATTCAAACTTCACAACAATAA
- the thrC gene encoding threonine synthase → MKKTLIEHYKDFLPINKSTPSISLGEGFTPLVKSVNFSKKFESEIYFKLEGCNPSGSFKDRGMFLAVAKAIENNKSKIICASTGNTSASAAAFGARYNLETIVIIPSGKIAVGKLLQAMAYGAKIVSIKGNFDQALEAVKQISESMDFEIVNSINPFRLEGQKTASFEIIDTLKVSPDYQFMPVGNAGNISSYFKGYKEYLERNKIDNIPVLYGVQAKNSAPLVDDRIIKNPKTLASAIRIGNPASSELAKLAIKETNGEFLKVSDEEIISAQSLLASNEGIFCEPASAASFAGLLKNIENGLDVKNKIIVCILTGNGLKDPQNAEKYLSSKIIKTGSSPESIKKAIITGSSTNIISRILSN, encoded by the coding sequence ATGAAAAAAACTCTAATTGAACACTACAAAGATTTTCTTCCTATTAATAAATCAACACCTAGTATTTCTTTAGGAGAAGGATTCACACCTCTGGTTAAGTCTGTAAATTTTAGTAAAAAATTTGAATCTGAGATATATTTTAAGTTAGAAGGGTGTAATCCTAGTGGCTCGTTTAAAGATAGAGGAATGTTTTTAGCTGTTGCCAAAGCAATAGAAAATAATAAGTCTAAAATAATTTGTGCTTCAACTGGTAATACATCTGCTTCAGCTGCAGCTTTTGGAGCAAGATATAACCTAGAAACTATTGTTATTATACCCAGTGGAAAAATTGCTGTAGGTAAGCTCTTGCAGGCAATGGCATATGGAGCAAAAATAGTTTCTATTAAAGGAAATTTTGATCAAGCCCTTGAGGCAGTCAAACAAATATCCGAAAGTATGGATTTTGAGATTGTTAACTCTATTAATCCTTTTAGATTAGAGGGCCAAAAAACCGCTTCTTTTGAAATCATTGATACGCTAAAAGTTTCTCCTGACTATCAATTTATGCCTGTTGGAAATGCAGGAAATATAAGTTCATATTTCAAGGGTTATAAAGAGTATTTGGAAAGAAATAAAATTGATAATATACCAGTTCTTTATGGTGTTCAAGCTAAGAATTCTGCACCACTAGTTGATGACAGAATAATTAAAAATCCGAAAACATTAGCAAGTGCTATTAGAATAGGGAATCCTGCAAGTTCAGAATTGGCAAAACTAGCTATCAAAGAAACTAATGGTGAGTTTTTGAAAGTTTCTGACGAAGAAATTATTTCTGCTCAATCTCTCTTGGCTAGTAATGAAGGAATTTTTTGTGAACCTGCATCTGCTGCATCTTTTGCAGGATTATTGAAAAATATTGAAAATGGTTTAGATGTAAAAAATAAAATAATAGTATGTATATTAACGGGTAATGGATTGAAAGACCCTCAAAATGCTGAAAAGTATTTAAGTTCAAAAATAATTAAAACAGGCTCCAGCCCTGAGTCAATAAAAAAAGCAATTATTACTGGTTCATCAACTAATATTATCAGCAGGATTTTATCCAATTGA
- the rpsR gene encoding 30S ribosomal protein S18, producing MTTNRQNSKRNSFSYDFRARKKPISKMIKGLPVDYKDVDVLLSYVSDRAKISSAYRVGNDAKDHRSLTTAIKRARHMALLPISHEHELVRNFIQDSEEVKSEDSEEVKSEDSEEVKSEDSEEVKPENSDDDSSSKN from the coding sequence ATGACTACTAATAGACAAAATTCAAAAAGAAATTCTTTCTCTTATGATTTTAGAGCTAGAAAAAAGCCAATTTCTAAAATGATTAAAGGTTTACCAGTTGATTATAAAGATGTTGATGTTTTACTTTCATATGTTTCAGATAGAGCTAAAATAAGTAGTGCTTACAGGGTTGGAAATGATGCAAAGGATCATAGAAGTTTAACTACTGCGATAAAAAGAGCAAGACATATGGCTTTGTTACCTATTTCTCATGAACATGAGCTAGTTAGAAACTTTATACAGGATTCTGAGGAAGTAAAGTCAGAGGATTCTGAGGAAGTAAAGTCAGAGGATTCTGAGGAAGTAAAGTCAGAGGATTCTGAGGAAGTAAAGCCAGAAAATTCAGATGATGATTCTTCATCAAAAAATTAG
- the rpsF gene encoding 30S ribosomal protein S6: MKKYELMWIIGGNLDDNSADESLDKIKKLLNITSESKVISSSLWARRKLAYEIQNFDEGTYFISEIECLPSSIIKIENIMKDTPDVIRHLITVKQNFKPYKVKAKSREI; the protein is encoded by the coding sequence TTGAAAAAATATGAATTAATGTGGATAATAGGTGGGAATCTAGATGATAATTCAGCCGATGAATCATTGGATAAAATAAAGAAACTTTTGAATATTACTAGTGAATCTAAAGTTATAAGTTCATCATTATGGGCAAGAAGAAAATTGGCATATGAAATCCAAAATTTTGATGAAGGAACGTACTTCATTTCAGAGATAGAATGTTTGCCTTCAAGTATTATAAAAATTGAAAATATAATGAAAGATACCCCAGACGTAATTAGGCACCTGATAACAGTAAAACAAAATTTCAAGCCATACAAAGTTAAAGCTAAGTCGAGGGAAATTTGA